In Penaeus monodon isolate SGIC_2016 chromosome 41, NSTDA_Pmon_1, whole genome shotgun sequence, a single genomic region encodes these proteins:
- the LOC119598447 gene encoding basic salivary proline-rich protein 2-like encodes MAPAMRVSLVRTCLMVIVLQALASADVNTTEPSQTNSTKTLHPTPTPLDTTTQGPTQTPASSPTQPPKKTEDVPPGQSKNSTHQSEEPTQQQQPTSSISAEPAAQKPKPSSAPSGHKASLDESTPLLPQPQPLRVPQGRALPRREDPAPRKRSLLPNRRGQGRPQQYSGSGSSPQASNGPRGHAGGGQNAQGGKEPATPYSFSYSVLDPERGSDFGHEEASDGSVVTGQYYVLLPDGRRQTVNYEADHTKGYMSEVEYNNEKTGGRPTGGSSGSSSSSGSYQAPVNGGNRFRLPTGSSNQIQTRPSNINQYQPPVGSTSNKYQPPSSNNNIKFQTPSGVNSPTQITAGGNNRYQAPKRGSNQNQPPKNIGNQYQPPQNTGSQSEPPKSTITKLKPSKDIGNKLQSSQNAGNQYQPPKLSGNQYRPPQGDNNQYQQEVGNKNQPPKNIGNQYQPPQNTGNQNQPPQEVANQYQPPQEVGNQYRPPQEVGNQYQPPQEVGNQYQPPQEVGNQYQPPQEVANQYQPPQEVGNQIPHHHTSWQQYDTTTGSWQSIPATTGSWQPIPTTTRSWQPIPTTTGSCQPIPATTGNRQPIPTTTGHRQPIPTTARRGEPVPPPSGSQYPLLGSQEHRSHKSIPDFKSTETRQFLGLITENVDIRGMAFKRDFIRLAFTATVTSRNLVILTS; translated from the exons ATGGCACCTGCAATG CGTGTGTCCCTGGTGAGGACCTGCCTGATGGTGATCGTCCTTCAAGCGTTGGCTTCCGCTGACGTGAACACCACCGAACCTTCCCAGACGAATTCCACGAAGACCTTGCATCCAACCCCGACGCCTTTAGATACAACGACACAGGGACCGACACAGACGCCGGCGAGCAGTCCTACCCAGCCCCCGAAAAAGACAGAAGACGTTCCTCCCGGGCAGTCAAAGAACAGCACTCATCAGTCAGAGGAACCAACTCAGCAGCAACAGCCCACGTCCTCTATATCGGCAGAACCCGCCGCTCAGAAGCCAAAGCCTTCGTCAGCGCCGTCGGGTCACAAAGCCTCGCTTGATGAATCAACACCTCTGCTGCCTCAGCCTCAACCTCTGCGTGTACCACAAGGTCGCGCTCTGCCCCGGCGAGAGGACCCAGCTCCTCGGAAGCGTTCGTTACTTCCCAACAGACGGGGTCAAGGCCGACCTCAGCAATACTCAGGATCAGGGTCTTCTCCCCAGGCTTCTAATGGGCCTCGTGGACACGCAGGAGGCGGCCAGAATGCGCAAGGTGGAAAG GAGCCCGCGACTCCGTACTCCTTCTCGTACTCCGTGCTGGACCCCGAGCGCGGATCCGACTTCGGCCACGAGGAGGCGAGCGACGGGAGCGTGGTGACCGGCCAGTACTACGTCCTGCTGCCCGACGGGCGCCGACAG ACCGTTAACTACGAAGCGGACCACACTAAGGGATACATGTCTGAGGTCGAGTACAACAATGAGAAGACTGGAGGTAGGCCTACAGGGGGTTCGAGCGGTTCGAGCAGTTCAAGCGGTTCGTACCAAGCACCAGTTAACGGGGGAAATCGGTTCAGGTTACCGACCGGAAGTAGCAACCAAATACAAACGAGACCGAGTAATATCAACCAATACCAGCCACCGGTGGGAAGTACCAGCAACAAGTACCAACCTccttcaagtaataataatatcaagttcCAGACACCTTCGGGAGTCAACAGCCCAACCCAAATTACAGCGGGTGGTAACAATCGGTATCAGGCACCCAAAAGAGGAAGCAACCAAAACCAACCTCCTAAAAACATTGGCAACCAGTACCAGCCTCCACAAAATACCGGAAGTCAGTCTGAGCCTCCCAAGTCTACCATTACCAAGCTTAAACCTTCAAAAGACATAGGCAACAAATTACAGTCGTCGCAAAATGCTGGGAACCAATACCAACCCCCTAAACTCAGTGGAAATCAGTACCGACCACCACAAGGAGACAACAACCAATACCAACAAGAAGTTGGCAACAAGAATCAACCACCGAAGAACATTGGCAACCAATACCAGCCTCCACAGAACACAGGCAACCAAAATCAACCACCACAGGAAGTTGCCAACCAATACCAACCACCACAAGAAGTTGGCAACCAATACCGACCACCACAGGAAGTTGGCAACCAATACCAACCACCACAAGAAGTTGGCAACCAATACCAGCCACCACAAGAAGTTGGTAACCAATACCAGCCACCACAGGAAGTTGCCAACCAATACCAACCACCACAAGAAGTTGGCAACCaaataccacaccaccacacgagTTGGCAACAATACGACACCACCACAGGAAGTTGGCAATCAATACCGGCCACCACAGGAAGTTGGCAACCAATACCAACCACCACAAGAAGTTGGCAACCAATACCAACCACCACAGGAAGTTGCCAACCAATACCAGCCACCACAGGAAATAGGCAGCCAATACCAACCACCACAGGACATAGGCAACCAATACCAACCACCGCAAGACGTGGGGAACCAGTACCACCTCCCTCCGGTAGTCAATACCCACTACTCGGCTCCCAGGAACATCGAAGTCACAAATCGATACCAGACTTCAAGAGCACAGAAACAAGACAGTTCCTCGGAtt AATCACAGAAAATGTAGATATTCGAGGAATggcttttaaaagggattttattCGATTGGCATTCACTGCAACTGTTACATCTCGTAATCTGGTCATATTGACATCATAA